The segment CGGGCGAACTTGGCAACATCGCGCATCTCCTGCAAGCGTTTGCCCGGGTGGAACACCACTTTCGGCTTGCGGAGCATGGTCGCCGTGAATTCTTCGGGCGTCGACGCTCCGCTACTGCCCACAGCGATGCGGAAGTTACCTAAATCGCCGAACTGAACGATCTCGCTGTTCTTCAGGTGCGTTACCATGCCCCAGATCACACGGTCTAACACCGCCTTGATGTCGGCCGACGTCAGCGTACAGGTTTCAGCGATCTCGTCGCACAAATCATCGAAATTCACCCGGCGCGTGCTCACTGCCTGGGCATAATACAACTTTGCGCCTTCCAACGCGCCCTTACTCATGTCTTTTCGCTGCACTAAGGTATAAGAAATTGCCATAACTTTATCGGGACAAGTTTTTTACAGGTTCGGCAACCGCGCCTCTTCCTCTCTTGTCACACTACAAAGATACAACACCCGAAAACCGTACTGTTGACGTGTGTCGCCCAATGTCGCTCAGTGTCGCTCAATGTCGCCCAAAAGGATAAAAAAAGTATTTGGGCATTCATTTTTCCGACAGGATTCCTCCCCAATTTCCTGCCTACCTTTTCCCAAAAAGACGCCGGCTTTTTCTTAAAATACGCCGGGAAATGATCAAAAGACGCCGGATATTTCCTCTTCTTTCTTTACCTTATTTTATTTAATATATAAATAGGTAATTAACCAAATAAACATGGACTAAATAAATCGATATTAGGTTTAAAATACCATAAAACAGGAATAAATGGCTAATTAATATGCTATTTTATTTGTTAAAAAGAAAAGTATTAATTACATTTGTAATGTTGATTCATGAATAAACAAAGTGATTGTATTAATGTTTTTAGTAACAATTTTAAGTAATAAAGATGAAAACAAATAAAGAAAGCAATGCCTTGGCATTGCAACCTATGGAAAATTTACAGAGTGCCTTGAATCTGTCTGTTACGACAAACGCCGAACTAAAGAAACGGGGTGAAGAAATTTTGAATAGCGTAAATTTGAGCACCAAATCTGACGTGAAAGAAGTTGCGGTTGAGCTGTCTGAATTTGTGCAGGAGTGTAAAGACGAGGTAGTGCGGATGCGTTCGCTCAGAAAGCCTTATACTGATAGGCTACTGGCGTTGCAGAAAAAATTTACGTCGCTGGAGAGTGAGATCGATCCGCTTAAACCGGGCTCGATCGCTCATGCTTGCCAAAGCCGTCTGCGTGAATTGCTCCGCCAGGAATGGGAACGGAACAAACAGGTAAAAGAACAGTTGCAAACCAACTACGAACGCCAGCTGAAGCGGATTGACAAACGGAAGGTATCTGACGAGAAGAAAGAAGAAGCCCGTTTGAATGCCCGTAAAAAGCTGTTGGAAGAAGAACGTAAGTTGTCTGATATTCAGGTACAAAAACTCCCGGTACCGAACGATCCGTTAGGTTTTATCGAACTCTTCAAATTCTGGTGGGAACAAAAAGGCCAGTATTTGCCCCAGGAAGACATGGAGCGTTTCTTCAAACTCCCGCTCACCTTCGCACGCCAGCAGGCGCAAAAAGGGGTTTTTATTGATAGCCAATATGTTGAATATCAGGAAGAACCCTTCTTAAATTGAAAATTGAGAATTGAGAATTGAAAATTAATTTGGCACGGAATTCATCAATGGAAAATTGGCAATAGGAAATGACTGTAGAGGCGTAGCGTGCTGCGCCTCAAAACGGAATTTCGTAATAAAGTGGCAATCAACAAAATAACGAATGATTTTATTGCGTTTTTCGCCATTTTATCCCGTGGCATTGGGATGAGGCGCAGCAACGCTACGCCTCTACAGTCGCCCTCATTACTAATTCTCCATTATCAATTTTCAATTCTCAATTGGGGAAGTAGAAACTTTATATTATACAAACTTTAAAAATCAGATTATTATGAATACCGAGAAGAAATTCATGCTGATCTCAATACGAGATAACAAATTGAAAGTCAAGGTAGATCAGTACAACCCGGAAAATAATGACGCTTTTCAAAACACCTATATGAATGATGCGCCCATTCATGAAGAATTAGGTCTTGCCATGCAAAACTTGCTTTTCCATGTAGAGCAACTCACCCATAGTAAAATTCCCGGTTTATATGTCGACGGCTTCTACCGTCAGCCCAGCGGCAATTCGGAAATCATCAATATCTATGCCTGTTTCCGGACGGAAACCACGTGTCCGATCAATCTGGCGGTGCGTGTCAATACCGGCAAAGATTCGTATGAGTGGCTGGAGCGCCTGATGGAAGACTTGTCATTCTGCGAACGCGAAGCCCTGCTGTATATCACGAAAGGAAAGCGGTTTGAATCGGATTCGTTCATCACGGTACAGGCGAATTAAATGGACGACGAGGTGCGTGACCGGCTTTTGCCCGGTTGTCTGATAGAAACGGCGGCAGCCCGCTGTTTCTTCAACTTAGTGGACGGCGAACGAGGTTCGCGGACTTACCGATACGATTCCAAGCAAAGCGAATTTGGCTACTTTTATGAACCGTGGCAAGAACGATGGGTTGTTTTTGACAACCGCATGGGAGCACTTTTTGTCACCACGTGTAAAACAGTCGATGAAGCGACTAATTTATTAATAGATGGAGAAGAACTTTTCACCCCTTGAACGGGAAATCTATAACCTGACAGGTCTGGAAACCAAGCGCGAATACCGTTTTCACCCCACGCGCGAATGGCGTTTTGACTTTGCCATACCGGCAGCTCATGTAGCCATCGAAGTGGAAGGCGGTGTTTGGAACGGCGGGCGTCATTTCCGCCCGGAAGGTTATTTGCGGGATATGGAAAAGTATAACGAGGCAGCCGCTTGCGGCTGGCTTGTTATACGCACCATTCCGTCCGAATTATTGCGGGTAAAGACGATCCAGCAGATAGTCCGCGCTTGCAGAAAGAAATTGACTACCGTCAGTTTGTAATTATAATCAACTAATAATCAATAATAAAAAGAAAAAACATGGCACTCTCTATAAAGGGATTACAATATTTCCCTCTCGATGTAAACTTTTTTGAGAACAACAAAATAGCAATTATAATCAGCGATTACGGATTGGAAGCCACCGCAGTGGTTCTTAAACTGTTTTCCCAGATTTACAAATCCGGTTATTATATGGATTGGAACGAAAAGATAGGAAAAATATTCTCTGCCTCTTTCCACACTAAATATTCGTATGCAACCATAATGAATCTGGTCAATTCGTTGGTAGAAGAAGATATTTTCAATAAAAAAATGTATGAAGAGTATCACATTTTGACGTCTGAAAAAATTCAAAATTGCTACTTCTCAGCCACTGTTCGGCGGAAAAAACAGAAAATCTCGAATCCTGAATATTTGTTAATTGCAGACATGATACCGAGTTCAACTACCCCAAAAGAGCATTTGAACGACAATTCTGTCGACAAAAATCCAAAAATTGCATGCAATTTTGAACAAAGTATAGTAGATGAAAGTAAAGTAGATAAAAGTAAAGGAAAGGAAAGTATAAATAATCACACACACATCGCGCGCGAGAGCGAAAAAATTCGATCACTAAAAGCCGAATGGGATCAGTGGAAGATGGAAATGCTGAATGATGAAGATTGGTGCGCTACACTGGTTCGATACAGCGGAAAAGGTATCTTGATACTCCATAACGCTTATGAAATTATGAAATGCTTCGATGATTACATTATTTTGCGATCCAGCGAAAATACTATTCAGACAAAAAAAGATTACCAGTCCGGACTTTTTGGCTGGTGGCGATATAACAATTGGGAAACCGATTTGCAAATCCTGACCGGCGCAAAAGCCGCTATGATAGAAAACAAATGTTCCGCGCCGCGAACGGTACAAAAAACATCCAAAATAGAAGAAGCGATGGCTGTTGCCGAACGTGCTTCTGAAATGGCTTATCAATTAATGCAACAAAACCCGTTATGAATTTAGATATATTTACCAACAAGATGCGGATGGCGTTTCAAACGCCCCGCATTACTGATATTATGCCCAAAGATCTAACAGACTTTGCAAGTGCTCAGATTATACAATGTTACATCATAGTCGGTTACCTGACCTACGATGAAAAGGATATTAGTGTATTGGCAGCTAAACTTTGTTCGGATTTAAGAGAATCATATCCGTATTTGCATCGTGGCGAAATCGTTATCTGTTTCGAACTGGGCGCCAAAGGCGAGTACGGCGATTATACAGGCGTCAATCTGCGCACATTTTGCAAATGGCTGAAAGCCTACAAAACCAGCGACTTGCGTTATCAGATGATCAAGCAGATGGAGCAGGAAAAAGAAGTCAAAGCCTTGCCGGCGGTGAGCCGCGAATACAACGAGCAGAGCATGAACCGACTGATCATCAAGCGGTTTCACGAATACAAGAGCCGCCCGGACTTGGAAATCCCATTTGCCAGCATCTTGTATCAAGAACTGCAAAGCCGCGGTTTTATCCGCAACAGCCTGGAAGAAAAGCTCAGCGCGATGGCGCAGTTTTCCCGTTGGCGGCCACAAAACAACCTGCACGTCAGCGAAGATTACCGCCAGGCTATGATCAAACTCAAAGCCCAGGAATGGCTGTTGAAACAATATTTCAATTCATTGGCGCGCTTGCCGTTTGAAAGATAAGTCGGGAGCTGGTGCGGAGGTAGTTTATGGAGCGGTTTATGTAGTTATGCTTGCTTTCTTTGGCTTTATCGCATGAATGATACTCTTTTCCCCCTTTTGGGCGACACTGGGCGACATTGAGCGACACTGGGCGACACACGTCAACAGTACCGAAATCCTGTATTATATCTTTGATGTAAACTTTAAAACAAACGATATGAGACAGCATGTGATTTCCATTTGGATGTGTGCATTGGCACTGACGGCGTGTGAAGCCAGCAGAGAAAGCGTAGTAAACCAACAGAAGGCGGATTGGGGGCAACAGTCTTTCCGCGAGACCTTGCAAACGCAGGTCGTCCCGATGAGCGAGGCGAATCTGGCAATCCCGGTAGCCGAATTGAACGACTTGCCACCCACAGCCGCCTTTCACCAGAGCAGCGGACAAGCGCATGTTTCGGTCCGGCTGGTGCACGACACCCTGTTTGTCGAATCCCGTTGCGACAGCCTGATGCAATTGGTGTATCAGTACGAGAACCAGATCAACCAATGGCAGCAGGAACGCCAAAATCAGGTTGTGCACCAAGAGCGGGATGTCGGTTGGAAAGGGCCGATAATTGGAATCATCTTCATGATCGGGCTTCTCATATTGCTTGGTTGGATTTGGATAAAAAACAAGTCACCAGGCAGGTGATCTATCAGAAAAATTGTTTAATGAATAAAGATTATGTTGTGTATATGAAAACACAAGCACTATGCACAAAAGAATTAGCTACGATGTACTTTGCGAACTGTTCGCCAAGGTCAGCCACAACGCAGCTAAGGCGTTGGATCAGACGAAATGAACCCCTGAAAAACGAATTAACCGAAACCGGATACAAAGAAGGGCAACGGGTGTTCACCCCGCGCCAGGTAGAATTAGTTTTTCGTTATTTTGGGGAACCGTAAATCAATTGACAATTGACAATTGAGAATTGACAATTAATTTGGCACAGAATTCACGGATAACACGGAAATTATAATTATCCGT is part of the Parabacteroides sp. AD58 genome and harbors:
- a CDS encoding DUF4248 domain-containing protein; the encoded protein is MYFANCSPRSATTQLRRWIRRNEPLKNELTETGYKEGQRVFTPRQVELVFRYFGEP
- a CDS encoding DUF4373 domain-containing protein encodes the protein MALSIKGLQYFPLDVNFFENNKIAIIISDYGLEATAVVLKLFSQIYKSGYYMDWNEKIGKIFSASFHTKYSYATIMNLVNSLVEEDIFNKKMYEEYHILTSEKIQNCYFSATVRRKKQKISNPEYLLIADMIPSSTTPKEHLNDNSVDKNPKIACNFEQSIVDESKVDKSKGKESINNHTHIARESEKIRSLKAEWDQWKMEMLNDEDWCATLVRYSGKGILILHNAYEIMKCFDDYIILRSSENTIQTKKDYQSGLFGWWRYNNWETDLQILTGAKAAMIENKCSAPRTVQKTSKIEEAMAVAERASEMAYQLMQQNPL
- a CDS encoding HU family DNA-binding protein; translated protein: MAISYTLVQRKDMSKGALEGAKLYYAQAVSTRRVNFDDLCDEIAETCTLTSADIKAVLDRVIWGMVTHLKNSEIVQFGDLGNFRIAVGSSGASTPEEFTATMLRKPKVVFHPGKRLQEMRDVAKFARFTVDKDEGADAGGGV
- a CDS encoding endonuclease domain-containing protein, translating into MEKNFSPLEREIYNLTGLETKREYRFHPTREWRFDFAIPAAHVAIEVEGGVWNGGRHFRPEGYLRDMEKYNEAAACGWLVIRTIPSELLRVKTIQQIVRACRKKLTTVSL